The genomic interval AGTTTTGGTCATCGCAGGACTAACGCATGATTGTTGCGAGTTTTGAATGTAcaggccaccaccaacctctctTTTCTGTTCCAATCACTTCAACGCGAAATTGGACTTGGCTCAATAATCTTTGGGACTATGCAACGCTCAATGTGCAAGCTGCAGTACACACCATACCTGAGTAATCTAGTCTCGTCCTGGCCAGCTGGGCCGCCGAGTTTCACTTTTGTAGCTTGCCAAGATGTGGGGGTCAGTTGGTTTGATCCGACTCTGAGGATATGGCAATGTGTATATGAGTAAGGCTTGGACACCATCTGCAGTTTTACAATGAGGTTCCAGAAGAGTTGAAGGCTTTGCCTACCAAGTCAAACTACGACCAAAAGATAGACTGCATCGGATTTGTGATGTACCGAAATACCTCTCCAGTCCACAATCCGCCGCCTCATCAGGCATGGCCAACCTACAACAGTCAACCGACATGATTCCTATGCAACCAATACAAAATCACGGCACGAATCTAAGCCGAATGGGTACATTCCCCACAGCTCTCCCGAATAGTTACATGTCAACTCACATTCCACAGTCCAGCGCCGCCAAAACCCCCATTGTCGCGCCACCACCGATGCCACCATTATCAAGTCAACCATACTTCCACAACTCCCACAACTACCCCGGCCCCATCACTCGAAATCCCATGCTCTACAAGGATAGCAGCTCTTGGATAACGGTATATCTGAAATGGGTAAACTGCCCCTACTGCCATGAGGTGGCCCCCGTGAAAAGAGTTATCAAATATGATTGGAGGTGTCTGCATTCTCCCTGACAAGTGCCATGTACAGACACTAACATCAAACGTGCCTGCTGGCTCAGTCCCAAGATGTGGGGCAGCTGGATCCTCGGCTGCATCTTAACATTGTGCTGCATGATCTTCTGTCGACGGACAAAAAACGACACCAAGGACTTCCACTGTGAGCGGTGCGGGACCAAGGTAGCGACGTTGCTTGTGGGGAGTAAGGAGATCAGAGTGTATGAACCAGATGGAAGGGAGTGGGAGTATCAGATTCCAAAGAACGACGACATGAAGACaagcaaacaacaacaggaagaagaatggGCAGCAACACAGATACGTCTGGCAACCCACATGGCCAATGTACAAGGCCAGGCGATTGGGAATCTGGCGGCGTTAAGTCCGACTTGATGGACTTGACGGAGTAAAGCAACCTTGACGTGCTTGAGCCTTTTCAAATATTGACGTCTACGTGATGAAGGCTCCTAAATCGAGGCAGCACGGAGTTGCGCTGTTGACGCGAAGCATAAGGCGGACCACACTAATGTAACCCTCTGACAACTGGTTCACATTGCCTGATACACCGACGCTTTCCCCGTATGCTTGAGGGGTATCGTCCCAGCTACCTCGGGGTATTTCGCTTGCGTGTGCTGCTGAACTAGGGGTTTGCCGCTCGTGCGCGCATCGAACTGTGGCGAGTTTGAGCTTTCGAACGGCTTCGAAAATGAGAGACAGGATGGAGGCTGGGATGGAGTACACCCAAGGGAGAAAAATTAGATGGTGAACTGAACAGTAACTACAAGTTCCCGATTGTGTGGGGAGCGATAAACTAAGGGAGGGCTGCAGATATATGAACGATTTTTGTCCTAAAATTAGCGGCGAATCCTTCACCAAGCCACTATTCGCTTTTCAACTACATCATCAGCCACATAGGTGTCGGTCTCCCATTCGGACTCTGAACACAGCCACGATGGTGAGAGGACGCTGTAAGTAAGCGCTGATTTTCCACTGAGGGCACTCAGCTATATAATACCCCATTTCAACCATTTTTCGTTCCAGGTGAAACACTTGGCTTATAATTGAAGCCCACACCAAATCTCATGACAATGGATTCCAATGTCCCTGTCCCCGTTGACCATCAATTGGCGCCACCACAATACAACGAACTCATTAGCAACCCCCTCGAAAAAATAACTCTGGACGTTGGCGGCCATAAATTTACTACAACAATCAATAgtctcaccaccaagagtttttttttcaagCTGCTTCTGCAAGGTGATTGGAGGTCTTCTTTGCAGGAAGATCAAAGCATCTTCATCGACTCGGATCCAGAAGCATTCCGGCACATTCTCCAGTATCTGCGGCGCGGTGTGTTCCCATTGCTCTATGACCAGAAAAAGGGGCACAACTACAAGCTCTACGCCGATATCTTAGCCGAGGCAAAACATTTCGGCATCCCCAAGTTAGAATGCTGGCTCAACGATCAGCTGTACTTGCGCTGCATCACCAGCTCAACGGTGTGGAGTTCCGCATACAAGAATGATAGGATTCCGACTGGGTTTCAAACGACATCAATCTGGGGTAGCGATGTCACCTCCACACAGCTCGTGCAACAGGACGTCAACACCGTCAAGACACCTATCTGTCCTCATCTTGCTGAGGATCGAAGCCCGTGCCCGAGGCGGTCTTGCTACCTTTCCTTGGGAACAATGCAGGATAATGTCGAGAAATATCGTTGGGCCGAAGTCGGTAGGTCGATCAGGTTCATTCAAGGATGGTGTAGTGACTCAGGGTAAGTTGTTGATCTATAGCCAGACCTTCATTTCAAGGGCTTGACCGCTAACGCTATATCAGCAAGGAGTTTATGGAACACTGGGGGCGAGTTTCTCGGGTAGCATCTCCCCCAATGCCGGAGTCTCAGCGTACAGTCCAGACTAAGCAGTGATGCGAGTAGCAACAACAGACGTAGCATTTTGTTCGAGGACAAGGGGAATTGTGCCGGCAGTGACTGTATTGACAGGGTTGGTACATTGGAAGGGTCTTTACATTTGAAATGGCAACTGCTGTATTTTGTTAAGCTAGCCCGGTATTGATAACCTGAGAGACTTTCCTTAGTT from Podospora pseudoanserina strain CBS 124.78 chromosome 6, whole genome shotgun sequence carries:
- a CDS encoding hypothetical protein (EggNog:ENOG503P3PY; COG:S); protein product: MDSNVPVPVDHQLAPPQYNELISNPLEKITLDVGGHKFTTTINSLTTKSFFFKLLLQGDWRSSLQEDQSIFIDSDPEAFRHILQYLRRGVFPLLYDQKKGHNYKLYADILAEAKHFGIPKLECWLNDQLYLRCITSSTVWSSAYKNDRIPTGFQTTSIWGSDVTSTQLVQQDVNTVKTPICPHLAEDRSPCPRRSCYLSLGTMQDNVEKYRWAEVGRSIRFIQGWCSDSGKEFMEHWGRVSRVASPPMPESQRTVQTKQ